The sequence below is a genomic window from Lampris incognitus isolate fLamInc1 chromosome 18, fLamInc1.hap2, whole genome shotgun sequence.
tttaatagacagtacaagcctgtttcatgccataagcaatcatcagctgtcaacagctgatgattgcttatggcttcCATTGACTTATTGCTTCCATTGActattaagtgtttcttttaacagttatatatacactgcagctgatgagtgcgcgacgcacaaaacaggcttatactgctatgtattaaaagttttttcctgtatatatatatatatgtatatatgtatatatatgtatatatatatataacattatgATTTAGGGACACTTGGTGTTGCATGGCTCTCCTGATGAAAAGTAACTATACACGCTGACCAGTGGGAACATGGTTACGGCGCCTAGTAAAGAGCCAAGCTGCACTACTGCCCCACACCACACAAGGGCGCCATGGCCCTCATCACGCAGAATCACACCGATCATCACTTTGACATAGGACAGAGTAAGAACAAAGACAATCCAGGCCAGGACCTGTGAAATAAGAGAAAACATAAataacatgtgcacacacacacacacacacacacacacacacacacacacacacaccactttgttaaaagaaacactcaacggtagggatagtgcttaacaaataagaagaaaaataatccagttagttaaCTGGATTATATGTTTATCTGGTAACATATGTCTTATGAGACAAATCATTACATTTTTCTATACAGCGTCCATACTTTGCTATAGCGCTTTAATGTATTACTCATTACATCTAGCAGTAAAATCATCTATTGATAAGTTTAGTATTAACTGAcagaaatataataataataatagactcACAATAAGGACACCACCTGAGGTCTCAGTGACCAACAGAGGGCAGGGACTCAACACTGCTATGCCCATGATGTAAGCTCCAATCCCGCTGCCTAAGACTGTAAGAGCTCCCATTAACATTAGGGACCTGTGttgtcaacaacaaaaacatttttttaaaagattttaGTTTTTCAGCCAATCAACAGATTTGATACAGTAATTGACTTCTATTATTCAGTCATTAGCATTCATAGAGCAGAGCAATAATTTAGTCTTTGAAATCTTATTATACTGCAATCCAGGCCTGTATCATTGCAAAAAGCCTGGTGTCAAAGCACGCTGACCTTAGTGGAAAGTACATGGCAATGAAGCAGGCCAGTGGATTGGACACAGCAGCCATGGTAGCTGATAAGTGATAGGCATTATTCCCATAGGGTAGACATGAGTAAGACTGTACAGAGGGGAGCACCACGTTGGTCAGGGcattggtccaggccaggatgaaAAAGATGTACAGGATCTGCATCCAGCTGTAAGCACCTGTGCCGAAGCTTCTTTTGGACTTCCCACTGGAAACTCCATCAGGATCGATCATGGGCTTCTGCTCAGGCCACCTGCTCTGTTTGTGAACTGTGTTGCCTTTTTCTTGAACTGCATTGGTGTAGCGACCTTTGGGGTGCTCTCTCACCACAGAGGGGTGGTAGTTGAGCAGCAGGAAAGCTGTCAGGCACACCAGCATCATGGCACtgaggaagaagaaaaacacTTCAGCTGAGAAGTTGGCAGGCTGGTACTCTGCCCGGAGTTCAGAGGTCACAGCACTGTCAGAGTGATTCAAGGTCTGGTTCAGGGCCTGTGTGCTGTTTATACAGCGGACCACCCCAACTCCCTGTATCAAAGCCACTATAGCAGGCAACAGGCCACTCATGCCTTCCCCAACGTAGTAGGTGGTCAGATACTTGGGCTTGAGACGCATCATAAATGGCAGGAAAGTGACAGAGGAAgtgcagtcaacaacagagaggaagaaggttAGGACGAGGAGGGCTACACTGCGTGGGATGCCTACCACCATCacagtctctgtccagaagaaggCCAACAGGACGCTGGCTATTATGCCCAAAGCAATGATCACATATATGACAGCCATCTCATTCAGCGCACCGGGTTGGAAGCGATGCATTAGGGTGACAAACAAGGGTCCCACATTGGCCATCTGGATGAGGACGGAGAGGTACGAGGGCAGGTACCAACCCTCTGGGATCTGGGGAACAATTAGCGGCAGCTCCACCCATAGGCCGTTAATGGACACCCAGGAGCCCATGCCAAATAGACACGCCAACAGGTGGGTAAGGAGTGACATGTCTGTGTTGTGATGTGTCACAGAAGGTCACGTCTTGCACAACAGGATGACAAGGGTCTGTAATATAAAGTGACAGAGAATGTTATATGAAGGATAACTGGGATTCCTACACATCTTACAAATGTCACCCCGTGCATCATTTTAAAGAAGTCAAGACACATTTTAGAGGATGTACCCATTTGTGTTTTAAAAATATTTAACTTAACACCAGACACCAATTTTTCCCAAAACATATAGCCTGATGTAGTGGGGAGATGCGTGAGGCTGTTGCTCCGGCTGGAATAGTTCACTCCGTCCTATTTATGCCTTGTAACACATTCAAAGTGATGAGGTCCTCTGGCTAACTAAGCTTGAAATTATTTTGCTACCCAGTTATTTTCTATGTTTTGTTTTAATTATCTATTTTTGAAgcaccccctcccctttttctccccaattgtacctggccccctctgctgtagactaccacatgcctcctccgatacatgtggaggcgccagccgcttcttttcacctgacagtgaggagtttcgccagggggacgtagcgcgtgggaggatcacgctattccccccagttacccctcctcccgaacaggccccccgaccgaccagaggaggcgctagtgcagtgtccaagacacatacccacatccggcttcccacccgcagacacccgaccaagctggagttaacacggggattcgatccggcgatccccgtgttggtaggcaatggaatagaccgccatgctacccttTGTTACGCAGTtatgtaatttaaaaaaaaatcagcatcagAATGTGAGAAGTCATGCGCCCTTGGTGTCTGCTAAGCAAAAAGCCAAAATGGTGGCCGCACCTGAACCGTTAACTGTGGTCATGCTAGTTAGAGAgctggtaaaaaaaaatcaaggaaaCAAACTACAGAGGAACTTTCAACTTCGACCAAGGACTCGCTTGCTCCCATTCTCAGCTCAGTTGAATCCCTACAATCTACAGGGGTGATTCATACCGCTGCAGTATCTGGTATGGCGCTAACTTTAACATCCCAAATCTCCGAACTGGAGCGAGATGTGAGCGCGTTACAGGCCGAGCTGCGGTCAGTTGGGGAAGAAAACACAGCTCTTCGCGCTGATATGAATATGGAGGTGCTGCTTTCCCACGTCAAACGAATGATTGGACTGCACAAAGgcatagagggggggggggggaaacccgtGCCAGTTTTGATCCTTTATGCTCCAAGAAGTTCTTGGAGACGTCCTGCCAAATCCTCCCAAGCTCGACTTGGCCCACCGCAGTCCAACAACTAAGCCCCGCCAGGACAACCGCCCGTGCCCCGTCGTTGTGCACTTCCACGGCTACATAGACAAAGAACTTATTCTAAGATGGGCTTGGAAGCACTGGGTGTTTTCCTTCAAATGGCAcactgttagttttttttttttttaggatttcaGCCCATCCATCGCGGAGAAGTGAGCTGAATACACTGAGGTCAAAACCACCATATACAAATAGGCAGAGTAGTTTGGAATGGTGTATCCCACCCGGTTACGGATAAGGCTGCAGGGCAAGGACCATTACTTTGATGCGACGCAGAAAGCAGAAGTGTTTAACCAACAACAAATGAAAGATGCCTGATCTACTGCTGATGATGACACTCGTTTGGGGGTTCACTATTGCTGTGCACAACTGCGTTGCCAAAGGATTATGAACATTTGAAATATGCGGACTTCATCTCGTTCTCATGCTCTCATTCTGCTTTAGTAATCTCTGATCATAACCCgctattgtttttttattattattttactctaatccccataAAACATTTATATTTGTCTTGGAAATGAAATGTAGGTTTATTAGCTAGTGAGCAATTCTGCAAGTTCATTTCATCTAGTATTGAAATGTATttagaaacaaacaaaaatgctGCTGTATCCTCCTTTCTTTTATGGGAGACTTTCAAGGCAGTTATCCGAGGGAGGATTATATTTtacagtgaaaaaaaaacagagcAGGAACAATCAGACCTGGTTCAGTCCATACAAAATATAGATGGAAAAAATCTCAGAATAGAATATCCAAGCGCTACACTTATTACGGAGAGACAAAACCTACAAACTCAGTTTgatctcctctctgcttttaacgctgacccccccctttttccccctcccctaTTGTATTTGGGGAGGGTTGTaggctaccacacgcctcctccgatacatacatgtggagtcgccagccgcttctttttacctgacagtgaggagtttcgccagggggacgaagcgtgtgggaggatcacgctactccccccaagttccccctcccccctgaacaggcgccccgaccgaccagaggaggcgccagagtAGCagtcaggacacatgcccacatccagcatcccacccgtagacacggccaattgtgtctgtagggatgctcggccaagctgaaggtaacacggagactcgaaccggtgatctccgtgttggtagttaACGGTCTAGACCGCTATGCAACCTTGACGCCCCTGCTGAACAACTTTTAAGAAGAACTAAAGCAACCTACTACGAATACGGAGACAAAGCCAGCCGACTATTGGCCCGCCAGCGTAAACACCAGTATGCCTATCATTTCATCAACGAAATTTATGAGTCCCCTCATTCACTCAATGTAGATCCAATCAAAATTAACAATGCCTATAGGGATTTTATTCTAAACTTTATCAGTCTGAATCCCCCACAGATAAAGCTGCTATGTTACCGTTTTTTGATGATCTGATGATCTGACTATTCCAATCATCAATTCTGAGATACAGCAAGACTTAAACTAGCCTCAAATGAATGTAAAATGGAGAAGCCCTCGGCCCGGATGGCTTCCCTATAGACTTTTATAGAACGTTTTCAAACCAACTAGCCCATCTAATGCTAAATATGTTCAATGAGTCGTTACAATGCGGCCACCTCCCCACCACTCTGATGCAGGCTTCAGTCGCATTAATACCCAAACCCAATAAGGACCCTAAACAATGTAGCGGTTACAGGCCCATAAGTCTCTGAAAACTGTGACATTAAGTTACTAGCAGAGATTTTAGCCTTTCGTCTGACTCTATGTCTCCCAAATACTATTTCAGaagatcaaactggttttattcaAGGATGTCAGCTATCTTCGTACCCGCGACATCTTCTTAACGTTTCTCCATCTGGCTCaacgctgagaaggcatttgacagggtggagtgggactATTTGTTCTCTGTAATGATCAAATTAGGTTTCGGCCAACGGTTTATATTTTGGATACAGCTCCTCAACTCCTCCCCAAAGCCTTTGTTAGGAGTAGCACTGAGTGTTCAGAGTACATCTCTCCCCAGAGGTACCAGATAAGGGTGCCCTATGTGTCCTTTGCTGTTCACCATGGCCATAGAGTCTCTCGCAATTGCTCTCAGACCATTGCCAGTTTTCGCAGAGGAGTTGAACACAGGGGATCACTCTAAGCCGACGATCTGTTACGTTCTATTACCAACCCTCTTAGTTCTATTGACAGTTACCTACATTGTCTAAATACTTTTGGTTCCTTctttagatataggcttaatataGGTAATAATGGGTGCGTCCCAATCAATCAGGTGGCTAAATAAATTAATCCTGGAATACCCTTTCACTTTTCACCAGTCATCTTTCATTATCTTGGTATCAACATGGCACATTCATTAACATTACTCAAGGAAAACAGTTTCACAAAATCCATCAATTAAATCAAGGCTCATGTCAACATATGTAATTTACCTCTCTCTGTTCTTGTCCATGGAAAATTAATAAGAAACTCGTTATTTAATAATCTGAACATACTATACATCAGATTTACATGGAAAAAAATACATAATGGGACCTTAAACAGCCCAAACATAGGCGGTGTGTATCTAAGCCTCtttctagtctggacctcaaGCCCGACCGGGCTCGTGCAGGTCCCCCTGCTCCAGTGGTGCTATACAGCGTCCGTCGTCGTTTGCTCCGAGGGCCGACGGAGTGGCGGTGGCTGCGGGAGCCGTCAGAGTTGGACCCTCCTTTGATCCAGAGCCCAGGACTACTGACCCGGTGTTCCCCCGGTGTCAGCGGCCCTGTGTGTACCTCTGTCCGCTTGATTAATAATGCTGTTGCGTGTtgcgtctgtcagctgtgtgtgtgtgtgtgtgtgtgtgtgtgtgtgtgtgtgtgtgtgtgtgtgtgtgtgtgtgtgtgtgtgtgtgtgtgtgtgtgtgtgtgtgtgtgtgtgtgtgtgtgtgaatatgtggccgcCGTGCCAGGTTATGTGAGGCTGTTAATGTTTGTCTTGGTGTGTGTAACATTACCTCTAATTATGTATAAGCCTGGTATAATTAAACTGTGGTGcatcaggcaagtatagttgtaatggcaTATTTTGGTTAACATTCGTTTCAGAacttaagtatgattggtcttggacgggctaggcccacctgattttctctgtgcccacccacagaGTATGACTTCTGCCTATGCCGCAGGAGGAACGGATGAGaaattgagagagacaagattgagatggtttgtgcATTTCCAGAGAGGAGACATAAACTCTCTGGGAAAGAAAGTATTGGACATGGAAAtaacctggcaaaagaaaaagaggaagaccaaggaaaataaggaggtttggactgcgggagagtgatgtgtcagacagaaagctatggagggcaaaaatctggtgtggcgacccctgagaaacagggaacaagctgaaagaagaactgAAATGTTGTTGTATATACTTTTCCTCCTGGGGTGGGAGATGGGTTGAAAGGAGCTATTCTAGTCCCTTTACTTGTCTTATGTCAGCTCCAacccttctttctttttccttgagggggggggggatttttccattTCCCCATTTTacttgaccccactcttccgagctgtcccggtcgctgctccaccccctctgccgatctggagagggctgcagactaccatcaatcaatcaatcaatcaatcaatcaatcaagttgcattttatatagcgcttttctagctgcaacagccactcaaagcgctttacatttctggtcaaatctgaatttcagacagctgttataacagaacacaagccgttttctgtacaatcgctgccTATTTTGTacggctcctccgatacacgtggcgtcaccagccgcttcttttcacctgacagtgaggagtttcgccagggggttgtagcgcgtgggaggatcacgctatcccctccaGTTCCCTTTCCCTCCTGAACAGACgcctcgatcgaccagaggaggcgctaatgaagcgaccaggacccacatccggcttcccacccgcagagacggccaattgtgtctgtagggacgcccgaagctCCAACTCTTTCGACATGCTGTCTTGTTGTATTCCTCAGTGTAAAATCCAGTAAAAACAAATTTGGAACTACATGCTGTGGATGTACTGCAACTGTCAAAGTGTCCTATGGTGTCTGGAAATTGAATTAAAAAGTATTTTGCACTGTCATTgtcataagaaagaaaaaaaaacatatatggcCCTCTGAAATGACAGCAAAGCCTTATCTGCAGTGGAGCCATTTACTGTAGTCCCTCACGCTATCTTTAATAATGGAAAGATGAAATAAGAGAAAACGTTAAATTTCTCACGGAGAAATAGAGTCGTCACTGCTTCTAACAATAAGATACAGATACGAACGGAGCATGTACCCTTACATATGTTAAAGACGACCCAAAAAATAGTGAGAGAACAAGAAATAGCCAGGTACCTTCACAAAGCATCACTTGTTAATGGCTCACCAAGAGCATGCAGCAACCTAACAAAATGTTCACACTATGTGACTTATTCCTGGGTTTGGTTAATATTTGCTTGgattctccagaaaaaaaaaccaaaacaattttATGCCCATCTCTTTAAATCTATCCTTAAGCAATATTACATGGCCTGTATTATTTTGTTTTTCAACATACAAGCTTATCCTCTTAGTTGTCAGATTTTCACGTGTTTCATATGAACATGTGTTAACTGTCAAAATGCAACTTGTTGGATTTAGCACATGGCAGTGTGAGGGTTGAACTGGCTTCAGACATCAAACATTCTGTAAGTGTGACCACCTGCTGCACAAGTATTAAATAACCAAAGAAAACATCTGATCAGAGAATTGTTTATTGAAATGGAAGAGCCCAAGCAGCGGGGAGCCTTTGGTCAACGAAAGAATGCAAAACAATAGCAGGAAACTCGTGCACCACGTTAAACAAATTCTCAAAGCTAGTtgtaaaattgaaaaaaaaactatgTATATTAGCTAATGATTAGGTAACATGTTCTGTTGTACAAAATTTCAATTGCCATTGTCAATTTCTTTTTTCAAATCAATACTAAATTAACTCTTTAATTCTGAATATGACCATTAGACTATGATTATTGCAATGATGTAGAACCGTTAATCTCATTAAAGGATCAACGCATTCTCAAACAGCCTCCGCATACAGCAGCATAAGAAACAACACCTACAGTCTGCACCATTTAGAAAACTTAAAACCATCCAAAGTACATGCAGTTTGCTGTTTATGATTATAAAGAATGAAGGGCAAGGATTGCATGAATCCCTTGCAGAGATACTCACATACTTCAGCTTTCTTCAGGAAGGGAGGTCGAAGTCTAGTGCACTAAAGTGCTCTGTGTGAACTGAGGGATTACAAGCCCTCTTGGCTGGTGGGTGTGCAAGCATTTGACCAACCATGACACATgcatttttgttgtgttttgttttcttatcCACAAACGTCATGTTTTTGTCACTGTAAGCTTTTATCAGGCAACGTCGTGTGGTTCtgcagtcaagtcagttttatttgtatagcccattatcacaaattacaattttgtctcagagggctttacaacaatacaacatcctgtctttagaccctcacatctgataaggaacaactcccttaaaaaaaacctttaacagggagaaaaaatcggaagaaacctcagagagagcaactgaggagggatctctctcccaagatggacagacgtgcaatggatattgtttgtacagaataaaacacgatttacagaatacaacattgaaagaggttaaCAGAATTACAGTGGAATTAAAAGATCTATGAAGAATaggatgaggaagatgccaagcagtgtcgatGCCACCggcacagcccaggacctgagccatatcaccaccatcaccatggacccagcaaacaaaaacgtccccagcacgtcccctaaaggtcctctccgaatgtccggtaaatgtcattgtgtcgggttatcattacgtcacggggacttTATTGTGGGACGTCCCTGTAAAGTCCCGAAATTACGCCATggggacgttattgtgggacgtCCCTGTAAAGTCCCGAAATTACACCatggggacgttattgcgggacgtctCTGTAACATCCCGAGGACACTATAATGTCCTTGGGACGTTACAAGGACGTCCCCAGAGACGTCCCGAGGACACTATAATGTCCTTGGGACGTTACAGAGACGTCCCGCAATAACAGGATGTCTCTGTcccgggacgtcacggggacgttattgccgGACGTCCTTGTAACGTcccaaggacattacagggacgttaggggaaaagtcttctagacgtccccgggATGTCACGGGAATGTTGTGGGACGTTCGtctcgcaataacgtccccgtgacgtaatgaaaaccctacacagtgacatttaccggacgttcggagaggacctttaggggatgtGCTGGGGacttttttatttatgtattttatttattttttgtttgtttttttctgctgGGGAGACCTGACAGACCTAATGCTTTCCTTAACCGTCTTACTGAAGTCCTGAAGGATCATCTGGCTCCCCTGGACCTGCCTGCTGAGCTCGATGCCCTCATTGCCCTTGCTACTAAGATCGACAAGAGACCAGCGTGACAAGGCGAGGTATCGGGTGAACACCAGTATATCTCCTCCTCGGCGGCTTTCCCAGAGTCATTCATCGTCCTCCTGGCGGCGTTCTTCCGAGACTCAGGTTCCTGAGTCTCCCTCTTCGGTTAAGGAGGAGCCGATGCAGATCGGAAGAACCAAGCTTTCGGCTGAGGAGGGACAGCGGCGGTTGGATGAGGGACGCTGCGTAAAGtaagcatggaaatgaacagccgtgtgtgcgttgtggtccctgcatcgtgtgtgaaattgtttacaccatagtgttattagccagctacataatataaATTGGCGACGAGATGTGGAGTAGAAACTTTTAGGCACCAAAGTAGCCGTGAAAAGGGAAGTTTTCTACTTGTTTGGACGAAGTCATCCACGCAGTTGTAGCTAATGCTAGCATGGTGCTAGCCAACTGACTGTACTTGCTAGCTGATGATGAGCAGTAGCAGCGGAGAAAAAAGGGAAGAGGAACCAGAAGGACGCATCATGGCGGGAATTGTTGGCAGTATGGAACCATTTGAGGAATCCGGTGAACAATGGGCAACGTATATATTGAGCGTTTTGAGAATTATATCCTGGCTAATGAGATCAGGGGTGCTAAGAAGGTGCCGGTTCTATTGAGTGTTATAGGGCCAAAGACCTACGGATTATTGCGCAGTCTGATTGTTCCAGATAAGCCTGGGGAGAAGACGTATGGTGACATTGTAAaggtgttgaaaggacatttctcccccaaaccgatagtgatagcagagagattccgtttccacaagaggaatcaggaggacggtgagtcggtggctcagtatgttgctgtgcttaaaggactttacgagcattgtgagtttggtggctacttagaggatgcactacgggacaggtttgtttgtggacTGAAAAGTGAAGCGGTTCAGAAGCGCCTGTTGACCGAGGACAATTTGACCTTTCAGAAAGCGGTCAGTTATGCAGTTTCAGCAGAAACAGTGGCGCGTGACGCACAACAGTTGAGCGGCTCGTTAAAGGTAAATGCCGTTCTCTCTCAAACATCCCATGCCAAATGTAGGCGGTGTGGAAAGACAAATCATAGTGATGATGACTGTTGGTATAAAGATAGAGATTGCCATCAATGCGGCAGGAAAGGCCACATTGGTCGCATGTGTAAAAGTAAACCCAAGAATGACTATggcagagagaggaaatacagagaagggaaaccggagtttataggcaaaagcaacacatccaaacacagcgggagagacaagaagaagaaagtgcattgtGTGGAGGCCAGTGGCAATGAAAGTACAAGTGAAGGGACTAAATCTGACACTGATAACGAATTGCCATGTTATGCACTGTCTCGTAAGGGTAAATATTCACGTATATCTGTGTTACCTGAAATAAATGGTAAGAAAATGGAAATGTAATTAGACACAGGGGCTGCTGTATCTTTAATTTCATGGGAACAGTATAAAAGTACAACGAAAAAGGTGCCATTGCAGCCTACTGATGTAGTCCTTAAGACGTATACAGGTGAACCTTTGTTACCAGAAGGGGTTATTAATGTGAAAGTAAACCTGAATAAGCAAACAGCTGAGTTACCATTGTATGTTGTaaaagtgaatgcagctccactatttggtagagagtggctgagagctattaagcttaactggaaagacttaaaaactgtgtatggtgtacaacttgaaaagaaagacagtttagatgctgtactaaagcggcattctgctgtgttctcggatgggttgggttcaatgaaagacattaaggcgagagtgactcttaaacctgatagcataccca
It includes:
- the si:ch73-196l6.5 gene encoding riboflavin transporter 2; this encodes MSLLTHLLACLFGMGSWVSINGLWVELPLIVPQIPEGWYLPSYLSVLIQMANVGPLFVTLMHRFQPGALNEMAVIYVIIALGIIASVLLAFFWTETVMVVGIPRSVALLVLTFFLSVVDCTSSVTFLPFMMRLKPKYLTTYYVGEGMSGLLPAIVALIQGVGVVRCINSTQALNQTLNHSDSAVTSELRAEYQPANFSAEVFFFFLSAMMLVCLTAFLLLNYHPSVVREHPKGRYTNAVQEKGNTVHKQSRWPEQKPMIDPDGVSSGKSKRSFGTGAYSWMQILYIFFILAWTNALTNVVLPSVQSYSCLPYGNNAYHLSATMAAVSNPLACFIAMYFPLRSLMLMGALTVLGSGIGAYIMGIAVLSPCPLLVTETSGGVLIVLAWIVFVLTLSYVKVMIGVILRDEGHGALVWCGAVVQLGSLLGAVTMFPLVSVYSYFSSGEPCNTKCP